The Alnus glutinosa chromosome 3, dhAlnGlut1.1, whole genome shotgun sequence nucleotide sequence ATGGTGATGAGTTCCCAACTTACCCTGcgtaaaaattaaaaggaaaaaaaagaaaagaaaagaagaattagTACCTCCAAATTAGAGAActcgataaaaaaaaatacaaataaaaaagagagacagtgagtattatataattattacttGGAGCAGTCGGTTTTGGGGCCAATAGGAGGGAGTTTGACGGACAGCTTACAATCCTTGACAATGAGAGGTATGCGAGATGTATTAACATTTCCAGCAGCCGACAGAGCTGTCTTAATGCACTCGCATATATCTTGTCGATCTGGTTGGGTTTCGGCGGCGTTATTCAACAGCTTAGCACCGTCGCAACACTTCTGAGATGGCTTGTTCTGTTTACCTTGTATGAAAGTGAGGCAGGGGGCAAGATCTTTGGCAACTTCAGTGCAAGAAGTTGCATTGTCGACGTTCTTTGCATTATTACATGCATTCACGGCTGCTAACCCTGAAAATAATAAGACAACGGCTAAGACACCTACTCGACTCATGGCTGATCGATATTCTTGTGAATTGAATGATGATGATACTTGTGAATCAGGAACCATCCAATTTATAGCTGCTGCTGCGAtgccttttcttcttcaatgtctctctccctctctctctctctctcttggcaTGCAACTGTCATGATTTTCTGTTCGATATTAGATCCTGCTTCCGTGTTCAAATTCACTACGTTAATATTATAATCTACCACCACAATGCTTAATTACCTCAAAAACGTGTGTTATGATTTGGAGGTTGTATTTAGATGTTGCATACGATTCACATGATAAAAGTataaagtaatattatatatcatgcAACTTTCTCAACATTATTTTATTGTGCTAACGTGATATTGTTCATTCATTATTGacccattcttttttttttaacaagagttAATTGAAGGATTGATTGTCAATGTCGTGTCAGCATAATTAGATAGTGGTgtgatatatatagcattactcaaaagtCTATGAACCAATTTAGTAGATTATTCATAAGAGTCGGGGACACAATCGAGGGGTTTATCTAAGGAGGTTGGATATAATTCTAAACTAAAATCTCCTATGACTTCTTGTACATTGTCCCTAAGAATATGCGAGCtattaaggttttttttgtgaatgataatttcctcaatttttttttttaaggaaaatgttgATTGGTAAAGAACAACGAGAATCCATAAAATATTTGTAGCATATATAGGATCCGCCACGTACATAGCAAATGATAAATAGTCCGAGGATCACGTTACACTCACACTAAATGAAGATTTTTGGCATTAATAAATAactatccaaaaaataaataaatattttttaatatttttttgcctttttctgtGAAAGTAGATACCCACTTGGTTTAGAGAGGCAAAGGAATTATAaaggctttttcttttcttttttttagaaaattaattCTTCAATCAAGAaactaagggtccgtttgggtttgcgatttcaaaaaatgtgatttaaaataacgattttaaaatgtgcgatttgaaaaaagtgatttttaaaaacgcagttaagcgtttggcaaaatcgcagtttggcctttaaaatcgcaaatttacctttaaaattctgcgtttttaaaaaagcatcatcttatctgcgatttgaaaaagcagattttctgcgttttcaaatctcaatttttaaaaacgcagttcccaaacgatctatgttctacgatttggtttaaaatcgcacttattgtctacgaaatcgcaatcccaaacgcaccctaagtagATGAAAATATTCTCTTGAAAACACGTTTTATAAAAGAGGATAGATTATTAAAGCAAAGGCTAGCAATACTAATAATAGTATTTCTATGAAATATTAACTAATTACAACGTCTAAATGCACTTGAAGTGTGCTAAAAACAACCTTAAAATCAAAAAGACTTGGGGACTCCCCCGACCCCCGCGTCCGTCCTTTATAGAGGCAACAATCCAACTTATGTATAGATTTGATTTGaagtgccaaaaaaaaaaaaaaaaaaaaaaaaaaattgaaggatagTTATTTGATAAACCCCAAAGTTTGATTTCAAGCGACACAATTTTCCTCCAAACTAAGTTgaagaattttaaatttatatttgcccttaaaaaattatatgtttctTACCTGcaatttgcatttttaatttttatcagaatatgtgattttcacatgcatGCATTTTCAAAAATGCACATAAAAATCACTTGTTCTAAGGGCATAATCAATTTAATACACtacccactacaaaaaaaaagatatttatggacggtttttttctagacggtttctaaaaccgtctagaaaataaaatttgcagacggtttttttgaaaccgtctggaaaaaatttattatggacggtttgattaaaccgtctataaaattccagacggttttaactaaaccgtctggaaatgaaaatttccagtctataaaattccagacggttttaactaaaccgtttggaaatgaaaatttccagacggttttataaaaaccgtctataaatttataggcggtttttttaaaaccgtcggtaaattttatttccagacggtttagttaaaaccgtctggaattttatagacggtttttaccaaaccgtctAAAATTTTTTTGTCCCACGCCATGTCATTAATCCGCGTGATATCTCCTATTTCACCACGTCCGTCAGATTTAACCATcgatctcgatctctctctctctctctgatctctcggTCTTCTTATTCCCCCAAAACTCTCTTCTCCCtaaatctctcttctctctctctcgtctctctgcATCACAGTGGAGCAGTGCTCTCTGAAATCACCGGCGTTAAATACGGCCACGCTCTTCTCCTTCTCCGCGAATCCCGAGATGATTCTCCTCACGCTCTCCAGGTCGAACAGCCTCTCTCCGTCGTAGGTGAAAGAGAGCACCAGGAGGTCGTCGACGGTCACGTGCTCCAGGATCGCCGAGATCCGCTTCTCGAGCTCATTCTTCCACTTGGTGTTCGAAGCTTGGAGGAATATCGCCGATCGGAGAAGGCAGCAGAGGAAGTTGATCGGGGTTTCCGGGCTGATCGGCCGAAACCGGCTCTGGGTCGTTGTGGGTTGGAGCTGATGGGTTGGTGATTGGGGTGGGTTTCGGTGATTGTTATGGGTTTCGGTGATTGGTGATTGGGGTGGGTTTCGGTGACGgggtttgcttctttttttttttattgtttaagatatatattttttggttgatttgtgaAAGGGGAGTGGTTGGCTGTGGCTGTGGAAGAGAAACAGAGGAAGACGTCGATTAGCTAGCTTGTAGCAGATTTTGGTGCGGCTGAACGGCTCGATGGTGGTGATCGGAGCTGATCGAGTTTCGGTGGAAATTTCTGGACTCCGGTAGAGAACGTAGAAGCTTGACCGCTggacaaaaataacaattaattataattaaaaaaaaaaaaaaacaggttttggacggttttgggcaaaaccgtccagaatttttgTGGACGGTTCtgcccaaaaccgtccataattggTTCCTGACGGTTTGGgtcaaaccgtctgtaattgcagacggtttggcccaaaccgtctagaaatttatTTAGCGACGCtatattctagacggttttaaaccgtctggaattgattccagacggtttttttgcatttctagacggtttaaaaccgtctcgAACCCAGTTCAAAAGAAAACTTTTGTTCTCTGAAGTATCAATTGTATCAACCTCATAGTTTTAAGATTGCTAATTTGAATTTGGTCCGTTTAAGTgtacgatttttaaaatcaaaatttaattcttatttgcTGCGCGAATTTTGAGGTTTAACTctgtgagataaaattagaaaagagtaatgattcaccaccaccaaaagatacaacttttcaccacattgcctatgtggcaaggtggtcctccactactttttgagtttttttttttattatttttttttaaaataaattaagatgaatgaccactttgccacataggcaatgtggtgaaaagttgtatgtttGGATGATGTTGAATCATTAATCAATAAGATAtgataccaattttttttttcggaaaaTGAGTTATAATAACCCCATCTATtacagcctttttttttttcccctatgaAAACCCCATCTATTACAGCTTTGATATCAGGAGTATCCATAGATGAGTTTCAGAGTGCCATAAATAGCACTACTGGGAGCATCTTGATTCTTGACCAATATTACGTTTCAGCAAAATACTGCAGTAGTGGGTTTAAGATGGACCATCAGTCTATTATATATCTTTCAATCTATTGTATCctaaaatatttacaaaataaaatagaaacttCCCTTGTTTGTATATTCCATACGAGTTCATAACAAAACAAAGAACTAACGATTTTTAAACTGCACAAGATTAATTTACAAGTCAGTGTCGTTATAAATTTCATTTTGTGAAGAGTTTCAAGATTCAGTACCATGCTTTAAGTACAAAGAACCTACATCTGGAACTTCAGCATGCGAAGGCGCTGAGGAAAGAGGCTGGAAGTTGGTATTCCCTATAAACCAGAAGAGAGCCCATTTCAAATCACAGAGGGTGTACTTGAGAGCTTTGGTCCAGTTTTCTTGCTTGTT carries:
- the LOC133862260 gene encoding non-specific lipid-transfer protein 3-like, which gives rise to MVPDSQVSSSFNSQEYRSAMSRVGVLAVVLLFSGLAAVNACNNAKNVDNATSCTEVAKDLAPCLTFIQGKQNKPSQKCCDGAKLLNNAAETQPDRQDICECIKTALSAAGNVNTSRIPLIVKDCKLSVKLPPIGPKTDCSKVSWELITMEGDLIY